The Chryseobacterium indicum genome includes a window with the following:
- a CDS encoding sulfite exporter TauE/SafE family protein, translating into MEIFGYLASVLIGISLGLIGGGGSILTVPVLVYLFGLDAFLATEYSLFIVGISSVVGSVSYFKKGLVHLKTALVFGIPSIISIFLTRNYIVPLIPDEVFTVGNFVVTKDILLLLIFAGLMILASYKMIQKTTDCVTKTSDLQKNSTLLAAGEGSVVGILTGLVGAGGGFMIIPALVNLLKTPMKVAIGTSLVIISLNSLIGFFSSMDAVKIDWKLLATISSIAIVGIIIGSQLSKKIDGKKLKPAFGWLILVMGIYIIVKELFL; encoded by the coding sequence ATGGAAATTTTTGGATATCTCGCTTCTGTTTTAATAGGAATTTCGTTAGGTTTAATCGGTGGTGGCGGAAGCATTCTTACCGTTCCTGTTTTGGTTTACCTTTTCGGGTTAGACGCTTTTCTGGCAACAGAATATTCCCTTTTTATTGTCGGAATCAGCAGTGTGGTCGGTTCAGTTTCCTATTTTAAAAAAGGTCTGGTACATTTAAAAACCGCCCTTGTTTTCGGAATACCGTCCATTATTTCCATTTTCCTGACGCGAAATTATATTGTACCCTTAATTCCCGACGAAGTTTTTACAGTCGGTAACTTTGTGGTAACGAAAGATATTCTGTTGCTTTTGATTTTTGCAGGATTAATGATTTTAGCTTCTTATAAAATGATTCAGAAAACTACAGATTGTGTTACCAAAACATCAGATTTACAGAAAAACAGTACACTTTTAGCAGCAGGAGAAGGATCTGTTGTAGGAATTTTAACAGGTTTAGTCGGTGCAGGAGGCGGATTTATGATCATTCCCGCACTCGTTAATCTTCTTAAAACTCCAATGAAAGTAGCCATCGGAACTTCACTGGTAATCATTTCACTCAATTCGCTTATCGGATTTTTCTCATCAATGGATGCTGTGAAAATCGATTGGAAATTATTAGCCACCATTTCATCAATTGCCATTGTCGGCATCATCATCGGTTCGCAGTTATCCAAAAAAATCGACGGAAAAAAACTCAAACCTGCATTCGGATGGTTGATTCTTGTGATGGGAATTTACATCATCGTTAAAGAACTTTTTTTATAG